AAGGTAACTGTCTCCCCTTCTCTGGCTGGGGGGTCAGTGCCAGCAAGGAGGTGGCCACGGCCATGATGCCAAGCTCTGTGTCCCCACAGAGATCTGCTTGTTGACACGGGGGAGGCGGACAGCCAGCGTGCGTGCCGACACCTATTGCCGCCTCTACTCGCTCTCGGTGGATAACTTCAACGAGGTGCTGGAGGAGCACCCCATGATGCGTAGGGCCTTCGAGACCGTGGCCATGGACCGCCTGGACCGCATCGGTGAGGGAGCGCTCACCCCAGGTGCATGCCAGCCACCCCCGCGAATCtccttgctcccaggcagctgctgcactggcacatacccccctgctccccaacccccttcccctgtcCTTGGGCCTTTAACATCAGGGGCATTTCTTTCCCTGCCTTCTTCGGGGTTGGGCTGAGGAGCCTGCTCTGggattccctccctctccccagtaCGGGGTAAGGGGATCTGCTATATGGCATCGCTTTTGTTCACAAGGAGGGTCTGTAAATTACCCCTCCCAAGCTCAgcctcccactgcctcccccttgcACTCCTCACTGGTGAGGGCCGACCTGACTAGCTGCTGGCCCTGGGGGCAAATGGGACCCCAAGGGTGCCAGGCCTATACCCTTCCTACACAGCCGTCGATAGACACTCAGCCAAGAAAACTGCTAGTGTCAGCATAACCCCATGGTAGGAGcagggggccaggactcctgggttctatccccctgCTCCTCATCCTCCCTGTCTGTAAGACGGTGGAGATGCTCATATCTGCCTGCTACTCCCATGGTGTTCCGGCCCTGGGCACAGCTCAGGCAGGTGTTGGTGACCCTGTCTTTTCTCTCTGTCCCTCAGGTAAGAAGAACTCCATCCTCCTGCGCAAGCGAGCAGAGCATAGCTCGGGGGCCATGAACAATGAGATGATCCAGCAGATCGTCAAGCACGACCGGGACATGGCCCACAACATCCAAGACCTGCAGCAAATGGCAGTGGGCCGGGAGTTGAGTGGCAAGCCAGTGATCTGGGAGCCCCTGGTGCAtgcaccactgcaaacggcagcTGCCACCACCAACGTGGCCATTGCCTTGACTCACCAGCAGAGTCTGCAGGCCCACATCTTCCTGCCACCCTCCTCCATCTCCAGCCCACTCTCGCCTGAGGCCACCCTGCTCACCAGGCAAGTGCGCAggtcccagcccagcctggggggcTCCCGGCCCTCCTCAGTGAGCTCCCAGTCCGGTGTACAGTCCCACCTGCAGACGCCTGCAGCCAACTCCCCTTCATCCCCCATGATCCAGTCCCAGTCGCCTCTGGAAAGTGGGGGGCAGAAAGCTGGCCACGTGGGACTGCCACAGCCAAGGCTGGTGCAGAAGGGAGAGCCCCTGGCAATAGCAAAGCAGCCCCTGACGGGCTCCCAACCCCAGCTCTCCAAGTCTCGAGgcacctcagtttccacatcacttctccagcagccagcaggggctcCGTCCCCTAGCTCTGAGCAGATGCTCCCAGCAGGGAGAACTCTCCACTACAGCCTGTCCCGAGCCACCGGCTCCCACATCTCTCTGCTGATGCAGCCGCAGCAGCTGGTGAAGCACAGGAGCATCCAGGGCCTACCCATCGGGAGGCTCACCCAGGACGTCCGGCTCCTGTCGGCATCTCAGCCATCCCTGCCCAATGAAGTCGCCCAGCAAGTGGACAGGAGCTCCTCCCATCAGGGCAGAAAGTCAGCGGGGAACCTGGCTCACAGGTCATCTCCCTCGGTAGCTGGTCTCCTCACCAAGCCACCCCCTGGGGTTCCAGGCCAGCCAGCACACCCGCAGCAGATGCCTTCAGGATCTTTGGTCCAATCCAGCCGGCCCGTGAGCGGAGCGTCCACACCGCAGTCTCCCGTCTCCACGCCCAGGCATGCGGCAGGCCCCTCCCGCAAGGGTTCCGTGGCATTCAGTCCTGAGGTGGAAAGTGGGAAGCCCAAACTCCCGTCCAACAtatgagagcccagggctgcgtCCAAGCGTGAGGGAGAGAGGCGTGGGCTCTCCGGAGAGCCGtgctcctggggctggggcagggagaaagGGGGACAGCCTCCCCCAAGGCCCCCACCTCGGGCTGAGGCTGAGTCTGAGTGGGCAAGGAGAGGAGATGGCCAGGGGTGACCACCTACCACAGACACCGACTCTGCCAGAGTCAtgtgcctggctgcagggcaggctCTGCCCAGGGGTCGCTCTGGGATTCCCCTGactccactgaggacaggaagcCACTAAAAGGCTGCCCCCATCTGCACCccacagcagggggcagcagggccatGGGCTGGGCTGACTCCATCAGTGCTCTGCCTCTCCCTGGGAACACCAACCTTGCAAGGGGACCCTGCCCCTACTCTGTCCTCTCACTCCACCCGCTCCCAaggagcccagcccctgccctgcagggcaTAGGCCCCGCCGTGGTGAGCAGCGTCAGGAAGGCACTCAGTGGATCCTCCCACTCATGTTAGGAAattctcccagcccctccacctcGCCCATCCGTCAGCTGCGTCCCCACAATGGCCTGCTTGAAGCCTTTGCCCTGTGCGGGAGGCAGGGGTAGGGGGATCGGGCCAGAGCCCCATGGTGAGTCCTTTCCCCTCACCCACAGCAGGGGACAGAGTGGGGTGGATGGACCCCATGGAGAGGCCTTTGcactgggggagggcagagcgggagggaggtggggggctgcaAGGTTGCCGAGAGACTGGAATCCCCCTCACTCCAGCTCCCAAGCCTCTGTACCCAGAGCAGGACGCCTGGGGCCCCATGGCGCTGGCTACCATGGCCAACCCAGGAAGCCAAGATGAATCCATCCAGCACCCCATGGTCCCAGGCAGCTCCGAGTCCCCAGGACTCCAGgtgtctccccctcacccccagctggtCTAGTCTGAGAGGTCACACAGATCCTCATGCGCTTGGCCTCTGCCCCCAGAGGCCTGGCAAGTCACTGCCACTTGTGAGCACGTCTCAGCCGCCCCGTCTCTCCCATAGGTGACTTTAAATGTGTGCAGCAGGAGCCCATGTGAGTGCCTCTAGCCTAGAGAACCCAGTTCCGTGGGAAAGGGAGGCATGGGGAGCAGGCATGTCTCATCCCCCACTGCTCCAAGCACCTGGTCTTTATAGTCAGGTGGTCCCTGTAGAAAGTGGGAGATCTGGACCCAGCAGAAGGGAGCTGTGGGCCAGGGCTGTCCTGGCTGTAACTGTCTGGGCTGGATTTGAGCTGGTGGgttccctccatctcacagctccTGGCCTGCCCTGGGGTCCAGGAGGCTGCCTCTGAGGACATAGGCCCGGTGCTGGCTTCCCTGAGGGGCTTGTTCTTGGTATCCGTGGCTGGTCAGGAGAAGATTAATCAACTCCCCTGGTTGCAAGGAGCCAGGCCTGGAAATGCAAAAGCTGAATAGAAACATCCCGAGGTCCCCCAGGGCCTGTGCTGGGTGGCCATAGGTGATGTGCGTTCCTATGAGACAGGCTCTGATGGATGTTCTGGGAGCCTTGGGGCAGCCAGACCCAGAGACCTGACTGAAGGGCTTCCTTGGCTGGGTCTGAGGCAGGGAGCACAGGCTAAGGGCAGGGGCTGCAGTTCAGGGCTCTCAGCATCATCCTGAGATGTGCATTTCTCACTAGGCATGTTCTTGGCAGACCAGACCGTTTCCTGCTCCCCTCTTGTGAGAAGGGACTTGCAAAGAGTTTTGCTACCTCTGCTCTCGACTGCTagctcctgcaccccaggagGGTCTTTGagagctgggccagggggttTCTCTCCTCTTACCTCGCAGGCTGGTGCCCATTGCCTGGGGTTAGTCTGAGTGAGCAGCATTGTCCCAGGGAGTTGGGTGTTGGGAAGGGTTGGTCCCTACCCCCTGTCCATGATCAAGTCTTGCTAAAGACCCAGCCCCAGTTTCTTGAAGGCAATCCAAGATGCTCTTCGTCAGCATTAAAGTGACTCCAGGGAGATTGCAGAGGAGATGCTCacgtccccccaccccatgcttgTCAATCACGCCCCAATCACTGCCTGGATCTCAGCTCGAAGCAATGTTGCTTCCTGCACTTGTAGCCTCCCCAGGGGGAGGATTCTGCGACCCTGTACAGAAGGGTTGGGATTTCCGGGGAGTCTCCCGGCTCAGCCCGAGCTGCCCCTCTCCAGGAACCAGTAGTTAGCAATGTGTGTGAGAGTCGTGGCTCTGCTAAGCAGCTGAATTCTGCTTACGGTGTTGCTTTTGGGTCCAAACGTGTTACTGATTTGGGTTAGAGTagtgccctccccccaactccGCTGTGCTGTATAGCTTCTTTCCACTACCAGTCAGGAAAATTGTATCTTGTAGTCCCTGCTCTGGGAGCACTGACAGTGCCAGCAATATGGAGCTCAGCCCTGTAGGTACCTGTGCTAGAGGCGATAGGCCCAGCTGTGGCTAGGCACAGTGTTGGGCTAGGGGTTCTTTTCGTACAATACTTCTTAAAGATAAGTTGTTCAGTTCTTCTCTTCATTCGTATTTTGGGATGTTGGGACCAGAGTCTTCACTGCAGGACAAGGAGGGGGAGCTCAGCCCTTGGCAGAGTTCAGTCCAGTGGGAATCACTGATGCCTGTATTGGAGGGAGTATTCAGCACTGCCTTCTCATGGACTTGAGTGTCCTTTCCCTccgtccctgcctccccccattcCACTTGGCCCCGTGTGTCTgtcccagcagctcctctggaAGGGGCCTGCAGTCAGGTCGCTTAGATTCAAACATTCCAGGATCCTCTTGTTTACACTACGTAATGTAGAGACATTTGTAGCAATTGTGGTAGGATTCCATTGAGAGGAAGCGTGCCAAGGTGTGGGCTGGCCCAGGTGGCAACCGCAGAGCCGTGGCCCTCCTTCCACAGCATCTGGAGCCTTTCTGGTCTTTCCAGAGAGGAAACCATACTCTGTGTGGCTGTGTcgccctgcagctcttcccctGCAGGTTCCCCGTCATTGCtaaccccgggcagccctgctgctgAGAGTGCCAGTGTTCACGGTGCTCTGGGTAAGCCCCAGCACAGTACCACTGTGCTGCCCGGCCTTGTTCTAAGCA
This genomic window from Mauremys mutica isolate MM-2020 ecotype Southern chromosome 17, ASM2049712v1, whole genome shotgun sequence contains:
- the HCN3 gene encoding potassium/sodium hyperpolarization-activated cyclic nucleotide-gated channel 3 isoform X3, whose translation is MLLLMVGNLIILPVGITFFKDENTPPWIVFNVLSDTFFLADLVLNFRTGIVVEDNTEIILDPHTIKMKYLKSWFLVDFISSIPVDYIFLIVDLETQVDSDVYKTARALRIVRFTKILSLLRLLRLSRLIRYIHQWEEIFHMTYDLASAVVRIVNLIGMMLLLCHWDGCLQFLVPMLQDFPEDCWVSINHMVNDSWGKQYSHALFKAMSHMLCIGYGQQAPEGMTDVWLTMLSMIVGATCYAMFIGHATALIQSLDSSRRQYQEKYKQVEQYMSFHKLPGDTRQRIHEYYEHRYQGKMFDEENILGELSEPLKEEIINFNCRNLVANMPLFASADPSFVTATLTKLRFEVFQPGDFIIREGTVGRKMYFIQHGVVSILTRGNKETKLSDGSYFGEICLLTRGRRTASVRADTYCRLYSLSVDNFNEVLEEHPMMRRAFETVAMDRLDRIGEGALTPGKKNSILLRKRAEHSSGAMNNEMIQQIVKHDRDMAHNIQDLQQMAVGRELSGKPVIWEPLVHAPLQTAAATTNVAIALTHQQSLQAHIFLPPSSISSPLSPEATLLTRQVRRSQPSLGGSRPSSVSSQSGVQSHLQTPAANSPSSPMIQSQSPLESGGQKAGHVGLPQPRLVQKGEPLAIAKQPLTGSQPQLSKSRGTSVSTSLLQQPAGAPSPSSEQMLPAGRTLHYSLSRATGSHISLLMQPQQLVKHRSIQGLPIGRLTQDVRLLSASQPSLPNEVAQQVDRSSSHQGRKSAGNLAHRSSPSVAGLLTKPPPGVPGQPAHPQQMPSGSLVQSSRPVSGASTPQSPVSTPRHAAGPSRKGSVAFSPEVESGKPKLPSNI